Proteins found in one Marinitoga litoralis genomic segment:
- a CDS encoding M55 family metallopeptidase: MKIYISFDFEGLGGVTQWSDVNKGNDYKQKYAIEQLKALLKSLRDNEVVISDSHAMGDNILWEITNEFPNVELISGGIRKYYMMSGIDSSFDRMIFFGYHSGIGEMYSTMDHTYSSSSIHNIWINGKYMNETLINAAFGGLFNVPLAMVVGDDKLKSQLDGYFNNLIYVSTKESLGRYSAKFKPMKKLLEEIEDATQIMLNYKKEDFTIFKFEKPIEMIVELSDTSKADMIESMPLVERIDGRRVKLVHEDYKVVFEGLLAMTYITIASKYI, translated from the coding sequence GTGAAAATATATATATCATTTGATTTTGAAGGGTTAGGTGGAGTTACTCAATGGTCTGATGTTAATAAGGGAAATGATTACAAACAAAAATATGCTATTGAACAGTTAAAAGCATTATTAAAATCTTTGAGAGATAATGAGGTAGTAATTTCTGATTCACATGCTATGGGGGACAATATTTTATGGGAAATAACTAATGAATTTCCTAATGTAGAATTAATCTCAGGTGGGATTAGAAAATATTATATGATGTCAGGAATTGATTCTTCTTTTGATAGAATGATATTTTTCGGATATCATTCTGGAATTGGAGAAATGTATTCTACTATGGATCATACATATTCTAGTTCATCTATTCATAATATTTGGATAAATGGTAAATATATGAATGAAACATTAATAAATGCAGCTTTTGGTGGGTTGTTTAATGTGCCACTAGCAATGGTTGTTGGTGATGATAAATTGAAATCTCAATTGGATGGATATTTCAATAACCTTATTTATGTGTCAACAAAAGAATCATTAGGAAGATATTCAGCTAAATTTAAGCCTATGAAAAAATTATTAGAAGAAATTGAAGATGCTACTCAAATAATGCTAAATTATAAGAAAGAAGATTTTACTATATTTAAATTTGAAAAGCCAATTGAAATGATAGTTGAATTATCAGATACATCAAAAGCTGATATGATAGAATCGATGCCTTTAGTAGAAAGAATAGATGGAAGAAGAGTAAAATTAGTTCATGAAGATTACAAGGTTGTTTTTGAAGGTTTATTAGCAATGACATATATTACTATAGCATCAAAATATATCTGA
- a CDS encoding DUF4382 domain-containing protein, whose translation MKKNYVLILLFTLIVLLSSCFNVDKLNDEKINLKVLLTDKPISNIDSLFVHIEDIYFTYELNGESFETTPVTINKDYDILSLAGTEVSLFNFEIPEGAELGVIHMDVNKNATAVINDDEKNVIVAANGKLVVPNVGINVNYDGELVIDFDVARSLKITGNGYKLIPVLKPSFRRKNATDIFSIKGKVLDVSENPVSKAIITLSATITDEPTIIRVSISNKYGEFYLGKHPNGEYDIKIYTNINLPDDENSDINFDDFVTDFSTTVIINSDDINLNIQLEK comes from the coding sequence ATGAAAAAAAATTACGTATTAATCTTACTATTTACACTAATTGTTTTGTTATCAAGTTGTTTTAATGTAGATAAATTAAATGATGAAAAGATTAATTTAAAAGTTCTTTTAACAGATAAGCCTATTAGTAATATTGATTCATTATTTGTGCACATTGAAGATATATACTTTACTTATGAATTAAACGGAGAAAGTTTTGAGACAACTCCAGTAACTATAAACAAGGATTATGATATTTTGAGTTTAGCAGGAACAGAAGTAAGTCTATTTAATTTTGAAATTCCAGAAGGAGCAGAATTAGGTGTTATTCATATGGACGTAAACAAAAACGCTACAGCAGTTATAAATGATGATGAAAAAAATGTTATTGTGGCTGCTAATGGTAAATTAGTTGTTCCTAATGTAGGAATAAATGTAAATTATGATGGGGAATTAGTAATAGATTTTGATGTTGCTAGGTCTTTAAAAATTACAGGTAATGGCTATAAACTTATTCCTGTATTAAAACCTTCATTCCGAAGGAAGAATGCTACTGATATATTTTCTATTAAAGGAAAAGTTTTAGATGTTTCTGAAAATCCTGTTAGCAAAGCCATAATTACTTTGTCCGCTACAATAACAGATGAGCCAACAATTATAAGAGTAAGTATATCTAATAAATATGGAGAATTTTATTTAGGGAAACATCCTAATGGTGAATATGATATAAAAATATATACAAATATTAATTTGCCAGATGATGAAAATTCTGATATAAACTTTGATGATTTTGTTACTGATTTTTCTACTACAGTTATTATTAATAGTGATGATATTAATTTAAATATACAATTAGAGAAGTAA
- a CDS encoding alanine racemase: MEYPNLIINIKKIRENTIKVIKKCMEHGIEVAIVTKVFAGDITIVKNIIDSGAKLIADSRILNLKKFNSFDVKKMLIRIPEKSEIEEVIKFSDISLVSEFETIKELNYYAKLYGKIYEIFLMIDLGDLREGIFFYNYNEIYNTVKNIIKLKNIKLKGLGTNFSCFGGVIPSEEKYNILTNIKNRLEKELNIKIEKISGGSSGTLSLIDKINIPKEINNLRCGSSVALGIGLNDTPFSYLNQDTCVYKSKLVEFKNKKNLKIGICPINEIELPKNYLIPVDNKIKVIDIKNDYIFLDLPENYSLNDTIDFHLSYGGLLSLMSSSKTKKYYVE; the protein is encoded by the coding sequence ATGGAATATCCAAATTTAATTATAAATATTAAAAAAATAAGAGAAAATACTATTAAAGTAATTAAAAAATGTATGGAACATGGAATTGAAGTTGCAATAGTAACTAAAGTTTTTGCTGGTGATATTACTATAGTGAAAAATATTATAGATAGTGGTGCAAAATTAATAGCTGATTCTAGAATATTAAATTTAAAAAAATTTAATTCTTTTGATGTGAAAAAAATGCTTATCAGAATACCCGAAAAGAGTGAAATAGAAGAAGTTATTAAATTCTCTGATATTTCTTTAGTTTCAGAATTTGAAACAATAAAAGAATTAAACTATTATGCAAAATTATATGGAAAAATATACGAAATATTTTTAATGATTGATTTAGGAGATTTAAGAGAAGGTATTTTTTTTTATAATTATAATGAAATATATAATACTGTCAAAAATATTATTAAATTAAAAAATATAAAACTAAAAGGATTAGGAACAAATTTTTCATGTTTTGGTGGAGTAATACCATCAGAGGAAAAATATAATATATTGACAAATATAAAAAATAGGTTAGAAAAAGAATTGAACATAAAAATTGAAAAAATTTCTGGAGGAAGTTCTGGGACGTTATCATTAATCGATAAAATAAATATCCCAAAAGAAATTAATAATTTAAGATGTGGTTCATCAGTAGCCCTGGGAATAGGGTTAAATGATACACCATTTTCATATTTAAATCAAGATACTTGTGTATATAAATCTAAATTAGTAGAATTTAAAAATAAAAAGAATTTAAAAATAGGAATTTGTCCAATAAATGAAATTGAACTGCCAAAAAACTACTTAATACCAGTAGATAATAAAATTAAGGTAATTGATATTAAAAATGATTATATATTTTTAGATTTACCTGAAAATTATTCTTTAAATGATACTATAGATTTCCATTTATCATATGGAGGATTGCTATCTTTAATGAGCTCATCAAAAACAAAAAAATATTATGTTGAATGA
- a CDS encoding DegV family protein, translated as MIKIVTDSVADLPKEIIEKYNIIVIPLNVEIDGVSYQDGVSISAEEFQNKMLSSEKLPKTSQPSPELFKEAFEKIINNGDEVLCLTISSKLSGTIQAANLAKNLIEKNDDIYIFDTLGASSGEGVQVIKAAEMASEGYSIKEIINELTKLRDEITILILLDTLENIVKGGRLSKFRGTVAKILNFKIILHNDEGAVEMLERVRGRKKFHMKVLELIEKSKVDFHDRIVGITHVNNIEDAEYFKNIIQEKYKPKEIYINYMGSTLATYAGDRGIIISF; from the coding sequence ATGATAAAAATAGTAACCGATAGTGTAGCTGATTTGCCAAAAGAAATAATTGAAAAGTATAATATTATAGTTATTCCTTTAAATGTTGAAATTGATGGAGTTAGTTATCAAGATGGAGTTTCAATTTCAGCTGAAGAGTTTCAAAATAAAATGTTAAGTAGTGAGAAACTCCCAAAAACTTCACAACCATCCCCGGAATTATTTAAAGAAGCTTTCGAAAAAATTATAAATAATGGGGACGAAGTACTGTGTTTAACAATTTCTTCTAAATTAAGCGGAACTATCCAAGCAGCTAATTTAGCTAAAAATTTAATTGAGAAAAATGACGATATATATATTTTTGATACACTTGGAGCTTCATCAGGTGAAGGAGTGCAGGTTATTAAAGCTGCAGAAATGGCATCTGAAGGATATTCTATAAAAGAAATAATTAATGAACTAACAAAACTTAGAGATGAAATTACTATACTAATATTATTGGATACTCTTGAAAATATAGTAAAAGGTGGAAGATTAAGTAAATTTCGTGGAACTGTAGCTAAAATATTAAATTTCAAAATTATTTTGCATAATGACGAAGGTGCTGTAGAAATGCTTGAAAGAGTCAGAGGTAGAAAAAAATTTCATATGAAAGTTTTAGAATTAATAGAAAAAAGCAAGGTAGATTTTCATGATAGAATAGTGGGTATAACTCATGTTAATAATATTGAAGATGCTGAATATTTTAAAAATATAATTCAGGAAAAATATAAACCTAAAGAAATTTATATTAATTATATGGGATCAACACTTGCAACATATGCAGGAGATAGAGGTATAATAATTTCTTTTTAA
- a CDS encoding DMT family transporter — protein sequence MKKSIYFLLIAAGLMGSTFPIQKLGLNSVDPLFYLTLRFLIATIISFFIFKKGNVYYSIILGFVLSIGYITQIIGINYTTASKAGFITSQYIVFIPIFSYIIEKEKINIFQGISFFLSIIGSYLLAGGINGFNIGDILMIFCAVSFALHIVLITKFSKKVQEKNLLTIQFLTVSIIGIIASFIFKVSTNITTLSFYTILYSAIVGSIIVIYLQLKFQKNVGSNLTAIIFLIQPVFSAFLSAIILNEKMSKNQIYGAIILLLSILISNYSKKVYN from the coding sequence ATGAAAAAGTCTATATATTTTCTTTTGATAGCTGCAGGATTAATGGGAAGTACTTTTCCTATTCAAAAATTGGGACTTAATAGTGTAGATCCTTTGTTTTATCTAACATTAAGATTTTTAATAGCAACTATAATATCTTTTTTTATTTTTAAAAAAGGTAATGTTTATTATTCTATTATTTTAGGATTTGTGTTGTCTATAGGCTATATAACACAAATAATAGGAATAAATTATACAACTGCATCAAAAGCAGGATTTATAACCTCACAATATATTGTATTTATTCCTATATTTTCTTATATTATAGAAAAAGAAAAAATCAATATATTTCAAGGAATAAGTTTTTTTCTTTCTATAATAGGTTCTTATTTATTAGCTGGAGGTATTAATGGTTTTAATATTGGAGACATATTAATGATTTTTTGTGCTGTTAGTTTTGCTCTACATATAGTTTTGATAACAAAATTTAGTAAAAAAGTACAAGAAAAAAACTTATTGACAATACAATTTTTAACAGTGTCTATTATAGGAATAATAGCTTCATTCATATTTAAGGTAAGTACTAATATTACAACATTATCATTTTATACAATATTATACTCTGCAATAGTTGGAAGTATAATAGTTATTTATTTACAATTGAAATTTCAGAAAAATGTTGGTAGTAATTTAACAGCTATAATATTTTTAATACAACCTGTATTTTCTGCATTTCTTTCAGCTATAATTTTAAATGAAAAAATGTCAAAAAATCAAATATATGGAGCAATTATATTATTGTTAAGTATATTAATTTCAAATTATAGTAAAAAAGTGTATAATTAA
- a CDS encoding FAD-dependent oxidoreductase has product MSERKKSFFAPVKAWKYMTKKPVTIPMDNILKEPREAAANYRGFHKNDWDLCIGCGTCSKICPTEAINMINIPELPDEEGSKPERPAIDYGRCTFCALCVDICTTGSLTMSKEYIHIDTNPNTFFFLPKKDGIHQIEYEDGYTRTEDTDLLDLERVPMEILDADTRKKSFLEVVKGFSKQQAIEEAARCVDCGICTKTCPAHMDIPDYIRTVYEDNVEEGLRWLYKTNPLPLVCGKMCTHRCETACTIGHRGEAVSIRWLKRYIVDQIPAEEYHEVLKHEQQIIKKTDKKVAIVGGGPAGLSAAYYLVLMGYNVTVFEAEKRPGGVLNYGGPTYRLPLESFEKDWKYIESLGVEFRFNTKVGVDVTLEELKDNYDAVFLSTGFTLGRTTGVPGTDHPMVKQAMVVLKEMKYYVIGDGPKPYIPKKLVVIGGGNVAMDVARTMVRLQNIEYGQSEVHVVSLERTLDEMPADWDEKEEGGEEGVIFHPGWGPIEIVTDGDKVKKARFKKVLSIFDEEGRFNPKYDESQVLEIEADLVVESIGQMPDYSYLPEEIKEKITIERGRIKTDEYNHVIGVPWLFAGGDIVHGPDIIHGVADGHKAAQGIDFYLTGYDKDKK; this is encoded by the coding sequence ATGTCAGAAAGAAAAAAGAGCTTTTTTGCACCAGTAAAAGCATGGAAATATATGACAAAAAAACCTGTTACAATTCCAATGGATAATATATTAAAAGAACCTAGAGAAGCTGCTGCAAATTATAGAGGTTTTCATAAAAATGACTGGGATTTATGTATCGGTTGTGGTACATGTTCAAAAATTTGTCCTACAGAAGCTATTAACATGATTAATATTCCAGAACTTCCAGACGAAGAAGGTTCAAAACCAGAAAGACCAGCAATAGATTATGGAAGATGTACTTTTTGTGCATTATGTGTAGATATTTGTACAACAGGTTCATTAACAATGTCAAAAGAATATATTCATATAGATACAAATCCAAACACTTTCTTCTTTTTACCAAAAAAAGATGGAATTCATCAAATAGAATATGAAGATGGATATACAAGAACAGAAGATACAGATTTATTAGATTTAGAAAGAGTTCCAATGGAAATTTTAGATGCAGATACAAGAAAAAAGAGCTTCTTAGAAGTAGTAAAAGGTTTCTCAAAACAACAAGCTATTGAAGAAGCTGCAAGATGTGTTGATTGTGGTATTTGTACAAAAACATGTCCTGCTCACATGGATATACCAGATTATATTAGAACTGTATATGAAGATAATGTAGAGGAAGGATTAAGATGGTTATATAAGACAAATCCATTACCATTAGTTTGTGGTAAAATGTGTACTCACAGATGTGAAACTGCATGTACAATTGGTCATAGAGGGGAAGCAGTTTCAATAAGATGGTTAAAAAGATATATTGTTGATCAAATTCCTGCTGAAGAATATCATGAAGTATTAAAGCATGAACAACAAATAATTAAGAAAACAGATAAGAAAGTTGCAATAGTCGGAGGAGGACCAGCAGGTTTATCAGCTGCATATTACTTAGTATTAATGGGATATAATGTTACAGTTTTTGAAGCGGAAAAAAGACCTGGTGGTGTATTAAATTACGGTGGTCCAACATATAGATTGCCTTTAGAATCTTTTGAAAAAGATTGGAAATATATAGAATCATTAGGTGTTGAATTTAGATTTAATACAAAAGTTGGGGTAGATGTTACATTAGAAGAATTAAAAGATAATTATGATGCAGTATTTTTATCAACTGGATTTACACTAGGAAGAACTACAGGCGTTCCAGGAACAGATCATCCAATGGTTAAACAAGCAATGGTTGTTTTAAAGGAAATGAAATACTATGTAATAGGAGATGGGCCAAAACCATATATTCCTAAAAAATTAGTTGTTATTGGTGGAGGTAACGTTGCTATGGACGTTGCCAGAACAATGGTTAGATTACAAAATATAGAATACGGTCAATCTGAAGTACACGTTGTAAGTTTAGAAAGAACATTAGATGAAATGCCAGCTGATTGGGATGAAAAAGAAGAAGGTGGAGAAGAAGGTGTAATATTCCATCCAGGTTGGGGTCCAATTGAAATAGTAACTGATGGCGATAAAGTTAAAAAAGCAAGATTTAAGAAAGTTTTATCTATATTTGACGAAGAAGGAAGATTTAATCCTAAGTACGATGAATCTCAAGTATTAGAAATTGAAGCAGATTTAGTAGTTGAATCAATTGGTCAAATGCCAGATTATTCATACTTACCAGAAGAAATAAAAGAAAAAATTACAATTGAAAGAGGAAGAATAAAAACTGATGAATATAACCACGTAATTGGAGTTCCTTGGTTATTTGCTGGTGGAGATATTGTTCATGGCCCAGATATTATTCATGGTGTTGCAGATGGTCATAAGGCTGCGCAAGGTATTGATTTTTATTTAACAGGTTACGATAAGGATAAAAAATAA
- a CDS encoding uracil-xanthine permease family protein — protein sequence MNEYVDVTLQEDRSEGMSTGGLILLGLQHTFTMFGATVLVPYLTGIPVNVALFTAGLGTLLFHWITNWKVPVFLGSSFAYIAPIIAVTMHYMNEAGLNYGSINDAVAAGVDLRPYLAYATGGIFLAGLVKFGFGILIKFIGIRRFEKLFPPVISGTMIILIGLILSPVAINMASGNWWIALVSLFTAVIVRLYTRGFSRLVPVIWGIIVGYVVAAITGNVSFAEVGTASWVGMPELYLPKFSWYAAAAIIPVAIAPSVEHFGDVFAISAVVGKKFYEDPGMHRTLMGDGLATSLGGFLGGPANTTYSENTGVLAFTKAFNPWIMRIAAFFAILLALIPKVGAIVRSIPVPVMGGIEILLFGMIASIGAKTLINNQVKVEGKNLVTMSLMLVTGLGGAVFQAGNFALQGLGLAAVVGVLTNLILTITGASEY from the coding sequence ATGAATGAATATGTGGATGTAACATTACAAGAGGACAGAAGTGAAGGTATGAGTACAGGGGGGTTAATATTATTAGGATTACAACACACCTTCACAATGTTTGGAGCAACAGTATTGGTACCTTATTTAACAGGTATTCCAGTAAATGTAGCGTTATTTACAGCCGGACTCGGAACACTGTTATTCCACTGGATTACCAATTGGAAAGTACCAGTATTTTTAGGTTCTAGTTTTGCATATATTGCACCAATTATAGCAGTTACAATGCATTACATGAATGAAGCTGGTTTAAATTATGGAAGTATAAATGATGCGGTAGCAGCAGGTGTAGATTTAAGACCATATTTGGCATATGCAACAGGCGGAATATTCTTAGCTGGATTGGTTAAATTTGGTTTTGGTATATTGATAAAGTTTATAGGTATTAGGAGATTCGAAAAATTATTCCCACCAGTAATATCAGGAACAATGATTATATTAATCGGTTTGATATTAAGTCCAGTAGCAATAAATATGGCAAGTGGAAATTGGTGGATAGCATTAGTGTCATTATTTACAGCAGTAATAGTAAGGTTATACACAAGAGGATTTAGCAGATTAGTACCAGTTATTTGGGGGATAATAGTAGGATATGTAGTAGCAGCAATAACAGGAAATGTAAGTTTTGCAGAAGTAGGAACAGCAAGCTGGGTAGGAATGCCAGAATTATACTTACCAAAATTCTCATGGTATGCAGCTGCAGCAATAATACCAGTTGCAATAGCACCATCAGTTGAACATTTTGGAGATGTATTTGCAATATCAGCAGTAGTTGGGAAAAAATTCTATGAAGATCCAGGAATGCACAGGACATTAATGGGAGATGGGCTTGCAACATCATTAGGAGGATTTTTAGGAGGACCTGCAAATACAACATATAGTGAAAACACAGGAGTATTAGCATTTACAAAAGCATTTAACCCATGGATAATGAGAATAGCAGCATTCTTTGCAATATTATTAGCATTAATACCTAAAGTAGGAGCAATAGTAAGATCAATACCAGTACCAGTAATGGGTGGAATAGAAATATTATTATTTGGAATGATAGCAAGTATAGGTGCAAAAACATTGATAAACAACCAAGTAAAGGTAGAAGGAAAGAACTTAGTAACAATGTCATTGATGTTAGTAACAGGATTAGGTGGAGCAGTTTTCCAAGCTGGTAACTTTGCTTTACAAGGTTTAGGTCTTGCTGCTGTTGTTGGAGTATTGACTAATTTAATATTAACAATAACAGGTGCATCTGAATATTAA
- a CDS encoding sulfite exporter TauE/SafE family protein, which produces MLYILVFLAGLFSGFINVIAGGGSLITLPILNLLGLPIDVANGTNRIGIIFQNITATAKFRKSDVLDLKRAIFLAIPATLGAILGANIVVNIDKNLLKSIVGFILIIMSIFLIKKPDLWTKERKVKRNNVLSFIVFFLIGIYGGFIQAGVGFFLMSALVLLEGYDLVKTNAIKVFLVLSYTIFAFIIFAINKQVDYLAGFVLALGSITGGYLGSTFSVKKGSKWIQRILFILLILIGIYYIYNALS; this is translated from the coding sequence ATGTTATATATTTTAGTATTTTTAGCTGGTCTATTTAGTGGATTTATTAATGTAATTGCTGGTGGTGGATCTTTAATTACATTACCAATTTTAAATTTACTAGGTCTTCCTATTGATGTTGCAAATGGTACTAATAGGATAGGTATAATTTTCCAAAATATTACGGCTACTGCAAAATTCAGAAAAAGTGATGTTTTAGATTTAAAAAGAGCTATTTTTTTAGCTATTCCTGCTACTTTAGGAGCTATTTTAGGTGCCAATATTGTTGTTAATATAGATAAGAATTTATTAAAAAGTATTGTTGGGTTTATATTAATTATTATGAGTATTTTTTTAATTAAAAAACCTGATCTATGGACAAAAGAAAGAAAAGTAAAAAGAAATAATGTTTTAAGTTTTATTGTCTTCTTTTTAATAGGAATATATGGTGGATTCATTCAAGCTGGTGTTGGTTTTTTCTTAATGAGTGCTTTGGTATTACTTGAAGGATATGATTTGGTTAAAACAAATGCAATAAAAGTTTTTCTAGTTTTATCCTATACTATTTTTGCTTTTATTATATTTGCAATTAATAAACAAGTTGATTATTTAGCAGGTTTTGTATTAGCTTTAGGTAGTATAACTGGTGGATATTTAGGAAGTACATTTTCAGTTAAAAAAGGGTCAAAATGGATTCAAAGAATATTATTCATACTTTTAATTTTAATTGGTATATATTATATATATAACGCATTGAGTTAA
- a CDS encoding gamma-glutamyltransferase family protein, translating into MNFDYLEYPYSSKRNCVVAKNGVVATTEPLAAQAGLEILKKGGNAIDAAIATAAALTVVEPTSNGIGSDNFAIIWYNGKLYGMNSSGYSPKKLSLEELSKRGIKEIKPHSWEAVTVPGTPAGWNLLWDKFGKLEFKKIFEPAINYALEGYPVSPTISYYWNRANKIYKERLKGDVFRYWFETFGYDAPQPGEIVKLPYHAKTLESIANSNSREFYNGSITEKIIEFSNKYAGYFDYDDFTEFENNLVDPIKINYKGYDIWELPPNVQGIITLMALNIYKKLEINDDYEFYHKSIEALKLAFVDGKEYITDISKMKVKIEEMLSESYAKERAKLISDYAIEPSPGKIPTSNTVYLATADKWGNMVSFIQSNYMGFGSGIVVPETGIALQNRGHSFSLDKNHINFLEPRKKPYHTIIPGFITKENNPIGPFGVMGGFMQPQGHLQVILNMIDKNLNPQAALDAPRWQWTEKKTILIEKDFPTHIAEKLERNGHDIRVSLSSGPFGRGQIIIKDKDSYVAGTEKRADGYIAVY; encoded by the coding sequence ATGAATTTTGATTATTTAGAATATCCATATAGTTCAAAGAGAAATTGTGTTGTTGCTAAAAATGGTGTAGTTGCTACAACTGAACCATTAGCTGCTCAAGCAGGATTAGAAATATTAAAAAAAGGTGGAAATGCAATTGATGCTGCAATAGCAACTGCAGCCGCATTAACAGTTGTTGAACCTACATCAAATGGTATTGGTTCAGATAATTTTGCTATTATTTGGTACAATGGAAAATTATACGGCATGAATTCAAGTGGTTATTCTCCAAAAAAACTATCTTTGGAAGAGTTATCTAAAAGAGGGATAAAAGAAATAAAACCTCATAGTTGGGAAGCCGTTACAGTACCAGGTACTCCGGCGGGTTGGAATTTGTTATGGGATAAATTTGGAAAATTAGAATTCAAAAAAATATTTGAACCAGCAATAAATTATGCTTTAGAAGGATATCCTGTTTCACCAACTATATCTTATTATTGGAACAGAGCAAATAAAATATATAAAGAAAGATTAAAAGGTGATGTATTTAGATATTGGTTTGAAACTTTTGGATATGATGCTCCTCAGCCTGGGGAAATAGTTAAACTTCCATATCATGCAAAAACTTTAGAATCTATTGCTAATTCTAATTCGAGAGAGTTTTATAATGGTTCAATAACAGAAAAAATAATTGAATTTTCTAATAAATATGCTGGATACTTTGACTATGATGATTTTACTGAATTTGAAAATAATTTAGTAGACCCTATAAAAATAAATTATAAAGGATATGATATATGGGAGTTACCTCCAAATGTTCAAGGTATTATTACTTTAATGGCATTGAACATTTATAAAAAATTAGAGATAAATGATGATTACGAATTTTATCATAAATCAATAGAAGCTTTAAAATTAGCTTTTGTAGATGGCAAGGAATATATTACTGATATTTCTAAAATGAAAGTAAAAATTGAAGAAATGTTATCGGAATCATATGCAAAAGAAAGAGCAAAATTAATTTCTGATTACGCTATTGAACCTTCTCCAGGAAAAATTCCAACTTCTAATACAGTTTATTTAGCAACAGCTGATAAATGGGGTAATATGGTTTCTTTTATACAAAGTAATTATATGGGTTTTGGATCTGGCATAGTAGTTCCTGAAACAGGAATTGCTTTGCAAAATAGAGGACATAGTTTTTCATTAGATAAAAATCACATTAATTTTTTAGAACCTAGAAAAAAACCTTATCATACAATAATTCCTGGGTTTATAACAAAAGAAAATAATCCTATTGGTCCTTTTGGTGTAATGGGTGGCTTTATGCAACCACAAGGACATTTACAAGTTATTTTAAATATGATAGATAAAAATTTAAACCCTCAAGCAGCTTTGGATGCCCCAAGATGGCAATGGACTGAAAAGAAGACTATATTAATAGAAAAAGATTTTCCTACTCATATAGCTGAAAAACTAGAAAGAAATGGTCATGATATAAGAGTTTCTTTAAGCTCAGGTCCTTTTGGGAGAGGACAAATAATTATTAAAGATAAGGATTCATATGTTGCTGGAACAGAAAAAAGAGCTGATGGATATATTGCTGTGTATTAA